The sequence below is a genomic window from Ruminococcus albus AD2013.
TTTGCGTAATCGGGAGTGCGAGGATGACAAACAAAATCATCGTCTATCCCGTATCCGAGATTTTTCCAGTCTATATACTTTTTTGTGCCGCTGAAGTAGTTCACTATTCCATCGTTATTGGAACAGATAATAGTCGGATTACCGCTATTGTCTACAGCTTCCATGTGATAATCCTGTCCGCCATGAGCTCCAGATCCCGCCCACGTAAAGGTAAGACTCGCTCCTTTTTGGTAAGTCTTGGGCGCGGCGGAAATTGATGCGGAACACTGAAACATGATTATCAGTGCAAGTACCGAAGCCGAGAACTTCTTTATCATCTTAATTTTCAACTCCTTACTGTAACGGTTTGTATGTGATAGCAAGATAATTTCCGTTAGGTACTCTGTATCCAGCATTTACGTTCTTTTTTAAGACATTCGTTGCAGCAGCTTCTTCTTCGGTAGCATTTGAAGCTGCTGAAATATAAACGCCTCTGCTTCCATCAGATACTTCATAATCCACATCATCATCAACGGTGCTTGCCTCGGGAAGAACGACCCAGTTTTGACCGTTTGTGAATACCATTATTGTTGGATATCCCGCATTAGCCTGAATCTGAATCCTTCTACATGTATCCGCATCAGAACCGTCTCTTGCTGTTAATCGCCAGTTATTGTACTTGTCACAGCCTATATATTCTTCGTCTGTAGGGAAAACAGTACTGTGAATATGGAAGAAGTAGTTTTTTACAAACGTGTAGTAACCTTCCGGCTGATCGTAAACTTTACTCATATCAGCAGAAGTAGCTCCATTTGAAAGGATAACTCCGTCATAATTCTGTTCATTTCCCTCAGATACAGCCTGCCAGGGCTCTCCTGTGAATTTATTGTAGTAGCACGGTATCTCACATCCGAGTGCGCATGTTACATCCCACATAAAAATCGCTTCTCTGGTATACGGCGGATCACCCGATATATTCTGGCTTGCCTTATATCTGTTAGAAAGTTCTACTTCAAACTGAGTAACGTCTCTGAGATAATCCGACGTCGGCAAAGGAAATGTTGGATTTTCGCAATAAGTATCTTTGTTTTCATCGCCGTTCATGTACGTAGGTCTTGCTCTTATATATGCGTCAAGCGGAAACTTTTGCTGCATAAGGGCATCATTGGATGTAAGCATCCTGGTGACATTCGTTGCATGGGTATATATGTAATCCCACGAAGTATCCTCACTGTCAGTTTTATGATAATCAGCATTTAAAAACGGAGTCTCCCCTTCCGCTGTAAGATAAAGTATCTTATCATTGCTCTTTACACCAAGAGTTTCAAGATATTTATCAGTTTCATTCAAAGGGTCGATCTCTTTGCCTAGAGCCCATTCTTCATTAAATTTTACAGATTTTATTTTTGTAAATGGATCTGTAAGTCCCGGAGTTACGATAGGAGTCATTATTCCGTGTTCTCCGGATATATAGTCGGCGGTAATGTACTTGTGTGTTATTTGACTTCTTACTTTTGACATCCTGTATAAATTAGGGACTCCGCTGCCATCATTGGCAGCTACAGCCATAGCATCTGCAATAGCATCTGTTTTTGTCTGAGTCTCTATTACCGCATTGAAGCGGTTGAAGTGTTCTATAAGGATCATACTGAAAACAAACGTCCCAAGCATGAGAATTATCCCTATCATGGAAGCTCCATTTCCTTTTTTATAAAAATTCATAATTGACCTCCGATCAGGATAGATTAGTCCATTCACTCGTGTATGGGTCGTTTGGAACGGGACGCTCGATCATCATGACCATTAGCATCTTCCTTGAACCGTTCATATCGAGCTCGTCGTCCGAAAAAGGTATCGCACCTCTAATAAGAGAATCTGTCTTGTAAGTTAGCTGAACCACGATATACTCGCCTTTTTGCCATGATATTGTATCGGCATTACTCGCTGTAATAGGTTTGCCGTTAAACAGAATATCTACAGTTACATCACTGAATCCTGAAAGATTTGAAGACTCATCCACGACAGCCTGAGCATTATCGAGTGCATCAGTTGCATTTTCAGATACAACAGCAGCTCTTCCTGCAGCATAGGTGAGATAAGTGATCTGTTCTTTGGTAATAGACAACTGGGCAATTGATACCATCAGCATTAACAGCCAAATTATAAGCGGCATAATAATAACGAATCCTAAAAGTTCTCCGTTGCCTGAACGAAAAAACTTTTTGATTTTTTTTATAGTCATACAATTCCTCCGAATAGTTCGAAATGAAATGGTCCGGATGGATCAAAAAATACCGAGTATGACAATGCTCCAAGCAGAATAAACGGAGCAAATTTATACTTAGTAGATTTTTTATAAAGTGGTTCTTTTTTCAGTCTGAATCTATTCAGCATTTTTCTCATATAAAATCCCGTTTCAGTCGGATTAGCTAAAAAGCCGAAGATCATCAGATAGATTGATGAAAGAACAAGCGTAAATAAACTCATTTTCCAACTACCGATAAAGGTCAATGCCATTAACAACTTTATATCACCTAATCCCATCCATCCGGTCATTCCATACAGGAAAAGAAGCAGAACAAATAGAATTGATGTTCCTGTACTTATCAGAGGGTAGAATATAAGGGAGAAAATAAGGCTTAGTATAATAACAGGAAAAATAAATTTATTGGGTATTTTTGTAGTTTTGTAATCGAATATAGCCGCCGCCAAACATATGACGGCAGCTATTACAGTTCTCAGAATGTACATATCAGTTCAGGTTTTTCAAAGCTTCGTTCACTTCTTTATCCTTGTCGCCAACAGCAGTATCCCAGTCTACAGCAGTAGAATCAGTACCTGCTTTATCGATTTCTTCGGCAGATTCCAAAGTTTTGTGCTTAACGATCAAAAATACTACGATTATTACGGCAATAAGTATTGCAGATAATCCTATAATGACCGCGTATTCGAGGAATTCAGCACCTTCCTCTCCTTCTTCTTCGTTAAAAAATCTTTTTGCGTAATCTTTCATTATAATCTCTCCTTTTGAAAATTATATGTTATAAAGGTTTCCCTATTTATTATAGCAGAAAATTTTGAAAATAAAAAATTTTTTACATCCCATTAAGTATTTGCATGATGACAGGTAAAAATAAAATTATCATCAGCGGTATCATTTTGAACACCACAACAGGTATCAGTATCAAGCTTGTAGTTTTAGCTGCTTGCTCTTTTGCACTGAGTAATGTCGATGATTTTATACTTCTGCTTTGTCTCTCTACAGATTCGGTTATATCCGAACCTTTTTGAAAAGCAGTAACGATGTCAAGAACAAAATCCGAAAAGCTGTCCACTTCGTATTTTTGTGCTATATCATACAAAGAATCCTGCCAGTTGCTTGTTCCAAGCTCTGTCACAACAAGTGCTCTTAAAAGCTCCTCCGATAAGATCCCATCAATACTTTCAGCTGTTATTTTAATGGCCGTTGCAACAGGCAGATTTATTTTTATTGCTGTCTGAAACAGATCCAAAAAACGCGGTATCTCGGATTCAAACTGAGCTTTCTTCTTTTGAGCACGGTCATTAATTGTAGCCGTTGGTGAGATAAACACCAATATCGTAATTACAGCTGTTGCTAATCCGATAAGCAAAGATATTAGAGGAGTATTGATAAGAAAAGCTATCAGGATTCCCAGAACAGCAATGGTCACAGCCAGTATTCTCGTAATTATCAATTTATCGAGATTAGGCTCAACTCCGATAAGATTGCAGTTGAACATATACTTATCGGTCTGAATCCCCAGCTTATCTGCCAGTACTTCAGGTTCCTTCTTTATTATCTTGCTGCATAAGTGCTCTACGGTAAGTTTTTCTTTACTTATGAGCGCTACATTTTCTGTTGATAAAAACGTCGCTACAAGTAAAATAAGAAGAAAAACAGTTACGCCTGTAAAAAGAGCAATAGCAAACTCCATTTAATCTACCCCCTTTACTCGATTTAGGAATTTTCTGTCAATGTAGCTTCCGATCACCATTAAGATGATAGCAAGTACAAAGACCAAACGCCCTATAAGCGTTGAAAACAAAGGTCTAAAATACATTGGGGAAGAGTAATACAGAAATAATATAATAATAGCTGGAAGAATATCCATTCCTATTATTGTCATTTTAGTGCTTGCAAACAAGGTTTTTATTTCTTTGCGAAGCATCATTCTGGAGTTTATGTTATTTGTTATGATCTCTATTGATTCCGCTTCAGATCCGCCTACCAAACTTTGCATCTTGATCGCAGAAGCAACATCTTTTACATCAGCGGTCGGTATCCTTTCCGCCATGTGTCCAAAAGCTTCTGATATTGAGAATCCAAGCTGAATATCCGAATTTATCTGTCTGAATTCTTTTTTTATCTCATAATGGATAAACGGACATTTACAGAGATCTTCCACAGCCTGCTGTAACGTCATTCCGGCTCTTAAAGAGCTGGATAATTGACGTAATGCTCTTGCGTATCTCTCTTCAAAATTTTTCTTATGCTTTTTTTCAGTATAGCTTACTATAAATTTCGGAATAAACAGACCGACAAAAAAGATAATGATCGAAAGCCACAACTCTTTACTCAAGAACCATGCCCCAACAGAACCGGTCAAAGGGAAAAATAACATCAAAATCAAATATGTTTTGATCGACATTGCACCGGGAATTGACGCTAGATACTGTTTTTTATTTTCTATAAAAATATCAATAAAATCAGCATCTTTTTTATTTATGATATTTTTCTTTTCCCTAACATTTATTATAACTGCGAGAAATATCAGTAAAACAGATAATCCGGCGAAAAAAACAGCGTAATACATTGTATCCTTCTTTCCTTTTACGATTTTTTGGGGTCGAATACTTTTTCATCAATCTCAGAACCATACGCTTTGAGTCTGGATAATAATGTTTTGGGAACGTATCCTGTTGCGGAGAAACCTCCGTTTGAGTCATAAGTAAAAATATCTTTGAGGTTTATCCTGTAATCTGAAGCACCCGAAACTTCTGTTATATGTGTTATGACTCTTTTTTTATTTCTGAATCCTATCTGAACGATAAGATCCAGTGCTTCTGCTACCTGAAGTGCTTGTGTTTCAGCGGTAAAGCTTGCATTAGCCATACTATAAAAAATCGGGATCCTCGAATTGACAAGATTGGCAGGACTATTAGCATGAGTCGTAGACATTGAACCTTCATGACCGGTACTCATGGCAGATATCATATCAACGATCGTCCCGTCACGTATCTCTCCGACAATTATCCTGTCAGGATTCATTCTCAAAGAGTTTTTTACCAAGGCTTTTATATCTATCTTCATCACTCTGTCTGTAGCCAGAGAATCTTTAGCTTCAAGTCTTCTTACATTCGGAGATTTGAGCTGAAGCTCACATGAATCTTCTATTGTAATTACCATTTCTTCTTCCGGGATAAAGCCCGAAAGCATATTCAAAAGCGTAGTTTTTCCCGTATTTGTTCCGCCGGATACGATTATATTTGCCTTCCCTTTTACTGCAGCACAAAGAAAATCAAGCATTTCCTGATTTAATGTACCGAGCTTGAGATAATCTTCTCCGGTCAAAGCTTTATTAGAAAATTTTCTAATAGTTAAAGTTGCTCCATCCACAGATACGGGCGGTATCGTCGCATTTACACGAGAACCATCAGACAATCTCGCATCAACGATTGGTGTAGAGAGATTTATCTGTCTGCCTATTGGCTGAACTATACGCTGGATCACGTTTACAAGATGCAGTTCGGACTGGAATTTGACGTCGGTATTGATCTTCTCACCGTTCTTCTCGATAACTACATGATCATATCGCAAGACCATTATTTCGGTGATATCCGGATCTGACATAAATTCTTCAAGAGGACCCAGACCTGATA
It includes:
- a CDS encoding TadE/TadG family type IV pilus assembly protein, encoding MTIKKIKKFFRSGNGELLGFVIIMPLIIWLLMLMVSIAQLSITKEQITYLTYAAGRAAVVSENATDALDNAQAVVDESSNLSGFSDVTVDILFNGKPITASNADTISWQKGEYIVVQLTYKTDSLIRGAIPFSDDELDMNGSRKMLMVMMIERPVPNDPYTSEWTNLS
- a CDS encoding prepilin peptidase translates to MYILRTVIAAVICLAAAIFDYKTTKIPNKFIFPVIILSLIFSLIFYPLISTGTSILFVLLLFLYGMTGWMGLGDIKLLMALTFIGSWKMSLFTLVLSSIYLMIFGFLANPTETGFYMRKMLNRFRLKKEPLYKKSTKYKFAPFILLGALSYSVFFDPSGPFHFELFGGIV
- a CDS encoding type II secretion system F family protein, whose translation is MEFAIALFTGVTVFLLILLVATFLSTENVALISKEKLTVEHLCSKIIKKEPEVLADKLGIQTDKYMFNCNLIGVEPNLDKLIITRILAVTIAVLGILIAFLINTPLISLLIGLATAVITILVFISPTATINDRAQKKKAQFESEIPRFLDLFQTAIKINLPVATAIKITAESIDGILSEELLRALVVTELGTSNWQDSLYDIAQKYEVDSFSDFVLDIVTAFQKGSDITESVERQSRSIKSSTLLSAKEQAAKTTSLILIPVVVFKMIPLMIILFLPVIMQILNGM
- a CDS encoding type II secretion system F family protein, coding for MYYAVFFAGLSVLLIFLAVIINVREKKNIINKKDADFIDIFIENKKQYLASIPGAMSIKTYLILMLFFPLTGSVGAWFLSKELWLSIIIFFVGLFIPKFIVSYTEKKHKKNFEERYARALRQLSSSLRAGMTLQQAVEDLCKCPFIHYEIKKEFRQINSDIQLGFSISEAFGHMAERIPTADVKDVASAIKMQSLVGGSEAESIEIITNNINSRMMLRKEIKTLFASTKMTIIGMDILPAIIILFLYYSSPMYFRPLFSTLIGRLVFVLAIILMVIGSYIDRKFLNRVKGVD
- a CDS encoding CpaF family protein; the encoded protein is MSLIEKIINKAEKEKQSLADKIQSESVILDSQQQDTANALIKEISSENFDTITLKGIDNSVDDLKNQLHKKIDALNVSYEEKLKLEKNIAANISGLGPLEEFMSDPDITEIMVLRYDHVVIEKNGEKINTDVKFQSELHLVNVIQRIVQPIGRQINLSTPIVDARLSDGSRVNATIPPVSVDGATLTIRKFSNKALTGEDYLKLGTLNQEMLDFLCAAVKGKANIIVSGGTNTGKTTLLNMLSGFIPEEEMVITIEDSCELQLKSPNVRRLEAKDSLATDRVMKIDIKALVKNSLRMNPDRIIVGEIRDGTIVDMISAMSTGHEGSMSTTHANSPANLVNSRIPIFYSMANASFTAETQALQVAEALDLIVQIGFRNKKRVITHITEVSGASDYRINLKDIFTYDSNGGFSATGYVPKTLLSRLKAYGSEIDEKVFDPKKS